CTGCCTGTCCTGTATCTTTTCCTCAAGTCCATCCTCCTCCCTGCACATTCTTTTACTCATCCGTTCCTCTTATGCAAAGAATAACGCAGCAGGAATAAAATTGTTTTTGGCTAAACTCAGTTAAAATCCGGGTCCAGGTGGAGATCATAAATCTCCCGGGTCCGCTCCAGGTGCTCTCTCATGATCGAATGGGCCTCCTTACCCTCTTTTTTCCGGAGGGCATCGACCAGAGCCTGGTGCGATTTCAGGGTATGAGTCTTCTCCCCTTCAATATTCCCGTAAATATAGTTCCTCATCCGGGGGAGTAAAGAGTAGATAGGTTCCATGGTAATCTGGACAATGGGATTCAGGGTGGCCTTGGTAATGGCCAGGTGAAAGTGATTGTCCAGATCAGCCTCCTTTTGTGTGTTATCGGGATCGCAGAGTTCGAACTCTTTCAGGTTCCTGCTTAGCTCATCGATATCCCTGCTGGTCCTGTTCAGGGCTGCCAGTCTGGCAATTTCCGGTTCAAAAATACACCTCACCTCAATGATCTGCGAGAGAAGGTTCTTATCGAATTTCAAATCGTAGTAGAGATTCAGTGTATCGATGGCGTCCTCAATAAGGATTTCGCTGACATACATCCCGCTTCCTTTCTGAATGCTTATCAATCCACGGGCACTCAGGCGTCTTAATGCCTCCCTTAAAGCGGTCCTGCTTACCCCAAAAGATTCACACATCTCACGCTCAGTGGGCAGTTTAGAACCTACCGGAAGTTTTTTCTCCCTGATGGCATTCTCGAGCGTTCGTTCGATGCGCTGACTCAGGGTGAGCTTGTTTCCAATATTTTGAAAAATATCATCCATCACAAGCAGCTTAGATTGTTGCAATTTACAAATTTATTCAGGTAATTTGTCATACATCATTCATATTACTATACCATGATACTGATTGCAGACAGCGGTTCCACCAAGACCGACTGGAGATTGATTAAGGGAGAGGAGATCCGCAGCATGTCGACCAGGGGCATCAATCCCTACCACTCGAGCAGGAAGGAAATTGAAGAGGAGCTTGATAAACTCGATTTTCAGGGTAATGAGCCTAACATCCATGAGATCTATTTCTATGGATCGGGAGTCGCCAATGAAGCGATGAAAGATATTATACACAGCTCTCTTCAAAAGCGCATTGGGGTACACCCCTACATCCAGGTACAGGATGACCTGCTTGGGGTGGCACGCGCACTTTTCCAGGACAGAAGCGGCATTGCCTGCATCCTGGGAACGGGATCCAACTCAGGCCTGTATAAGGATGGAAAGATCTCGGATAAGGTTCCGGCCATGGGCTACTCCCTGGGTGATGAGGGGGGAGGTGCCGATATCGGAAAACGGCTGGTAAATGCCCTGCATAAGAGAAACCTGAGCGATGATCTGAGGGAGGCCATTATCAGGGAGGAGGGACTCTCCATAGACCAGATCCTTGAAAATGTCTATAACAAGCCGCATGCGAACAGATACCTGGCATCCTTAAGTGAAATCGCTGCAAAGTATATGGAGCACGGGGAGATCAGGAAGATTGTCTATGCGGCTTTTGAAGATTTTATCGAAAAGAATATTTCCAAGTACAGCGAATTCGAGGATCTGGAAATTGGTTTTGCAGGATCTGTAGCCTTCTACTTTAAGGAGATCCTGACCGAGGTGATGGGTAAGCATCATCTGAAAATCAGCCAGGTGATCCCCTCACCCATCGAAGGCCTGGTATCCTACCATAAAGAGGTCCATACCTCAGAGATGAATGGAACGGTCTCTATCACCGAATCTGCCTCCCGGTACGATAACCTGGACCAGATGAGCGTCCGGGAGTTGCTGGAGAATATCAATCAGGAGGACAGCACGGTACACAAGGCGGTACATACCATCATCCCCAAAATAGAGAAGCTGGTGGAAGGTATAATACCCAGAATCATGAAAGGAGGCCGTCTTTTCTATGTCGGGGCCGGGACCAGCGGGCGACTGGGTATTGTCGATGCGTCTGAAATCCCGCCCAC
This region of Bacteroidales bacterium genomic DNA includes:
- a CDS encoding FadR/GntR family transcriptional regulator, which codes for MDDIFQNIGNKLTLSQRIERTLENAIREKKLPVGSKLPTEREMCESFGVSRTALREALRRLSARGLISIQKGSGMYVSEILIEDAIDTLNLYYDLKFDKNLLSQIIEVRCIFEPEIARLAALNRTSRDIDELSRNLKEFELCDPDNTQKEADLDNHFHLAITKATLNPIVQITMEPIYSLLPRMRNYIYGNIEGEKTHTLKSHQALVDALRKKEGKEAHSIMREHLERTREIYDLHLDPDFN